A single window of Nicotiana tomentosiformis chromosome 1, ASM39032v3, whole genome shotgun sequence DNA harbors:
- the LOC104097066 gene encoding uncharacterized protein, with protein MAQKHPIFQLSNPNGAENSQSFQKQQVQGLSGYQNQNHGQPNYRPYQQVESYQQRLQQAESYQQRLQQAHSSLDDLLYKYIMVTDEKMKSQGSTLKNKEIKLSQLETLVSEKIQGPLPSNTEKNPKEHLKAITLRSGKLLDEPYADQSEQQVNTDKNIEIPSELSEEKEVNKKEENNIEKLTSFPVTIPFPQKMKRENLDNQFSKFLEILKQIHINIPFIDALLQMSSYAKFLKEILSSKRKLKEISMVMLTEKYSVILQNRLPQKLGDPGSFIIPCTLGGVYFEKALCDSGASINLMSFSIFKKLNLGEMKDICVSLHFSDQSTKKPKGIIENVLVRVDKFVFLIDFIVLEMKECPDEPIIFGRPFITTCREIIDVHQRQLILRVDEEIVILDMQKILRFSGDETSSSYFLIDMLNCLTDELKDDQLKDVWPNLAPYKMMILSSKEKPKY; from the coding sequence ATGGCACAAAAGCATCCAATATTTCAATTGAGCAATCCAAATGGTGCAGAGAACTCTCAAAGCTTCCAGAAGCAACAAGTACAAGGTCTGTCGGGATACCAGAATCAGAACCATGGGCAACCAAACTACAGACCTTATCAACAAGTAGAGTCATATCAGCAAAGGCTTCAACAAGCAGAGTCATATCAGCAAAGGCTTCAACAAGCTCATTCAAGTCTTGATGACCTTTTGTATAAGTACATTATGGTCACTGATGAAAAGATGAAAAGTCAGGGTTCAACCCTAAAAAATAAGGAAATTAAATTAAGCCAACTGGAAACTCTTGTGTCAGAAAAGATTCAAGGTCCCTTGCCAAGCAATACAGAGAAAAATCCAAAGGAGCACCTTAAGGCCATCACCTTACGGTCAGGTAAGTTGCTTGATGAACCTTATGCAGACCAGTCAGAACAACAGGTAAACACCGATAAGAATATTGAAATACCCTCTGAACTATCTGAAGAGAAAGAAGtcaataaaaaagaagaaaataatattgaaaaattGACTTCTTTCCCTGTAACAATTCCATTTCCacaaaaaatgaaaagagaaaatcttgataatcaattttcaaagtTTTTGGAGATATTAAAACAAATTCACATTAATATTCCTTTCATTGATGCTTTGTTGCAAATGTCTTCTTATGCCAAATTCCTAAAGGAAATTTtgtcaagtaaaagaaaattgaaagaaatttcTATGGTAATGCTTACTGAAAAATACAGTGTTATACTTCAAAATAGGCTACCACAAAAACTTGGCGATCCAGGTAGTTTTATAATTCCATGCACTTTGGGAGGAGTATATTTTGAAAAAGCACTTTGTGATTCTGGTGCTTCAATTAACTTGATGTCATTTTCTATCTTTAAAAAATTAAATCTTGGTGAAATGAAAGACATATGTGTTTCTCTTCACTTTTCAGATCAAAgtactaaaaaacctaaggggaTAATTGAAAATGTTCTCGTAAGAGTAGATAAGTTTGTTTTCCTTATAGATTTCATAGTACTTGAAATGAAGGAATGTCCTGATGAACCAATTATTTTTGGTAGACCATTTATTACCACATGTAGAGAAATCATAGATGTCCATCAAAGACAACTGATTTTGAGAGTTGATGAAGAAATAGTCATTTTAGATATGCAAAAGATATTAAGATTTTCAGGAGATGAGACATCATCTTCGTATTTTTTGATTGACATGCTTAATTGTCTTACAGATGAATTAAAAGATGATCAATTGAAAGATGTTTGGCCAAATCTGGCACCATACAAGATGATGATCCTATCATCAAAAGAGAAGCCGAAATACTAG